In a single window of the Raphanus sativus cultivar WK10039 chromosome 9, ASM80110v3, whole genome shotgun sequence genome:
- the LOC130500324 gene encoding fructokinase-like 2, chloroplastic isoform X2: protein MASLSFTQFLPFPRCNADVACLQPLGFVKKFRGERLSGKQGFLVVAGRRKLSESAPLDEEDGGNGAVSGGKKPTKAPKKSGGARRTTTKKKEVVVVAKDEPLEEERVDSDDVSDSDNESSDTKAPRRTRRKKASSDVEKKVRRKRTVKKDKEVEEGLVTTSSSTHDDASDVEATDADSEGEEIDLSKHESEEDISHTYGWPPLVCCFGSAQHAFVPSGRPANRLLDYEREERMKDAVWAPEKYIRAPGGCAGGVAIALASLGGNVAFMGKLGDDDFGQAMLYYLNVCKVQTRSVKIDSKRVTACSTMKISKRGRLKSTCVKPCAEDSLSKSEINVDVLKEAKMFYFTTHSLLDKKMMSTTLQAIKISKQLGNVVFYDLNLPLPLWQSREETKSLIQQVWDLADVIEVTKQELEFLCGIEATEEFDTKNNDSSKFVHYEPETVEPLWHENLKVLFVTNGTSKIHYYTKEHNGAVLGMEDVPITPFTRDMSASGDGIVAGLIRMLTIQPDLMNDKGYLERTARYAIECGVVDQWLLAQTRGYPPKDDMEEGDDGDDEEEEMEADPNGIRSITEREYRTSKPYDEPDGPYVMKPEEEREYRKLELVGSVSEDDEDSS from the exons atggCGTCTCTCTCCTTCACACAGTTCCTACCATTCCCCAG ATGCAATGCAGATGTTGCTTGTCTCCAGCCACTGGGGTTTGTGAAGAAGTTCCGAGGTGAAAGATTGAGCGGGAAACAAGGCTTTTTGGTTGTTGCTGGTAGGAGAAAGTTATCAGAGTCTGCGCctcttgatgaagaagatggtggAAACGGCGCTGTTAGTGGTGGGAAGAAACCAACCAAAGCTCCTAAGAAGAGTGGTGGTGCGAGAAGAACAAcaacgaagaagaaggaggTTGTAGTAGTAGCAAAGGATGAACctttagaagaagaaagagtAGATAGTGATGATGTTTCAGATTCAGACAACGAAAGCAGCGACACAAAAGCGCCACGGAGAACTAGAAGAAAGAAAG CTTCTTCTGATGTGGAGAAGAAAGTGAGACGAAAGAGGACTGTTAAGAAAGATAAAGAAGTGGAGGAAGGTTTAGTGACTACTAGTAGTAGTACACATGATGATGCTAGTGATGTCGAAGCCACTGATGCTGACAGTGAAGGAGAGGAGATTGATCTGAGCAAACACGAAAGCGAAGAAGATATAAGTCACACATACGGATGGCCACCTCTAGTGTGTTGCTTTGGATCTGCACAGCACGCTTTCGTGCCATCAGGAAGGCCAGCGAACAGGCTTTTGGACTACGAACGAGAGGAACGGATGAAAGACGCGGTGTGGGCTCCGGAGAAGTACATCAGAGCTCCTGGAGGATGCGCAGGAGGTGTTGCTATTGCTCTTGCGAGCTTGGGTGGTAATGTTGCCTTTATGGGGAAGCTTGGAGACGATGACTTCGGTCAAGCCATGTTGTATTATCTGAATGTGTGTAAAGTCCAAACGAGATCAGTAAAGATTGATAGTAAAAGGGTTACTGCTTGTTCTACTATGAAGATCAGCAAGAGAGGTCGGTTGAAATCGACTTGTGTCAAACCTTGCGCTGAGGATTCTCTTTCAAAATCTGAAATCAACGTTGATGTCCTCAAAGAG GCGAAGATGTTCTACTTCACCACGCATTCACTGCTGGACAAGAAGATGATGTCAACTACATTACAAGCCATCAAGATATCAAAGCAACTAGGGAACGTCGTTTTCTATGACTTGAACCTCCCTTTACCGCTATGGCAATCCAGGGAAGAGACCAAGAGTCTCATACAACAAGTGTGGGATCTTGCAGACGTCATTGAAGTCACTAAACAGGAGCTCGAGTTCTTATGCGGAATCGAGGCGACCGAAGAGTTCGATACTAAAAACAATGACAGCAGTAAGTTCGTGCATTACGAGCCAGAAACAGTGGAACCGCTTTGGCATGAGAATCTCAAGGTTTTGTTTGTTACCAATGGGACTTCTAAGATACATTACTATACCAAAGAGCACAACGGTGCTGTTCTGGGGATGGAGGATGTTCCCATCACTCCTTTTACCAGGGATATGTCAGCATCTGGAGATGGCATTGTTGCAG GTCTGATAAGAATGCTTACGATTCAGCCAGATCTTATGAATGACAAAGGGTACTTGGAACGGACAGCAAGATATGCAATTGAGTGTGGGGTTGTTGATCAGTGGTTGCTGGCACAAACTCGAGGATATCCTCCAAAGGATGACATGGAAGAAggagatgatggtgatgatgaagaggaagaaatgGAAGCAGATCCAAATGGTATAAGGTCGATAACAGAGAGGGAATACAGAACCTCAAAGCCTTATGATGAACCGGATGGTCCTTACGTTATGAAACCAGAAGAGGAAAGGGAGTACCGGAAGCTAGAGCTTGTTGGTTCAGTGAGTGAAGATGATGAGGATAGTTCTTGA
- the LOC130500324 gene encoding fructokinase-like 2, chloroplastic isoform X1, translated as MASLSFTQFLPFPRCNADVACLQPLGFVKKFRGERLSGKQGFLVVAGRRKLSESAPLDEEDGGNGAVSGGKKPTKAPKKSGGARRTTTKKKEVVVVAKDEPLEEERVDSDDVSDSDNESSDTKAPRRTRRKKVASSDVEKKVRRKRTVKKDKEVEEGLVTTSSSTHDDASDVEATDADSEGEEIDLSKHESEEDISHTYGWPPLVCCFGSAQHAFVPSGRPANRLLDYEREERMKDAVWAPEKYIRAPGGCAGGVAIALASLGGNVAFMGKLGDDDFGQAMLYYLNVCKVQTRSVKIDSKRVTACSTMKISKRGRLKSTCVKPCAEDSLSKSEINVDVLKEAKMFYFTTHSLLDKKMMSTTLQAIKISKQLGNVVFYDLNLPLPLWQSREETKSLIQQVWDLADVIEVTKQELEFLCGIEATEEFDTKNNDSSKFVHYEPETVEPLWHENLKVLFVTNGTSKIHYYTKEHNGAVLGMEDVPITPFTRDMSASGDGIVAGLIRMLTIQPDLMNDKGYLERTARYAIECGVVDQWLLAQTRGYPPKDDMEEGDDGDDEEEEMEADPNGIRSITEREYRTSKPYDEPDGPYVMKPEEEREYRKLELVGSVSEDDEDSS; from the exons atggCGTCTCTCTCCTTCACACAGTTCCTACCATTCCCCAG ATGCAATGCAGATGTTGCTTGTCTCCAGCCACTGGGGTTTGTGAAGAAGTTCCGAGGTGAAAGATTGAGCGGGAAACAAGGCTTTTTGGTTGTTGCTGGTAGGAGAAAGTTATCAGAGTCTGCGCctcttgatgaagaagatggtggAAACGGCGCTGTTAGTGGTGGGAAGAAACCAACCAAAGCTCCTAAGAAGAGTGGTGGTGCGAGAAGAACAAcaacgaagaagaaggaggTTGTAGTAGTAGCAAAGGATGAACctttagaagaagaaagagtAGATAGTGATGATGTTTCAGATTCAGACAACGAAAGCAGCGACACAAAAGCGCCACGGAGAACTAGAAGAAAGAAAG TAGCTTCTTCTGATGTGGAGAAGAAAGTGAGACGAAAGAGGACTGTTAAGAAAGATAAAGAAGTGGAGGAAGGTTTAGTGACTACTAGTAGTAGTACACATGATGATGCTAGTGATGTCGAAGCCACTGATGCTGACAGTGAAGGAGAGGAGATTGATCTGAGCAAACACGAAAGCGAAGAAGATATAAGTCACACATACGGATGGCCACCTCTAGTGTGTTGCTTTGGATCTGCACAGCACGCTTTCGTGCCATCAGGAAGGCCAGCGAACAGGCTTTTGGACTACGAACGAGAGGAACGGATGAAAGACGCGGTGTGGGCTCCGGAGAAGTACATCAGAGCTCCTGGAGGATGCGCAGGAGGTGTTGCTATTGCTCTTGCGAGCTTGGGTGGTAATGTTGCCTTTATGGGGAAGCTTGGAGACGATGACTTCGGTCAAGCCATGTTGTATTATCTGAATGTGTGTAAAGTCCAAACGAGATCAGTAAAGATTGATAGTAAAAGGGTTACTGCTTGTTCTACTATGAAGATCAGCAAGAGAGGTCGGTTGAAATCGACTTGTGTCAAACCTTGCGCTGAGGATTCTCTTTCAAAATCTGAAATCAACGTTGATGTCCTCAAAGAG GCGAAGATGTTCTACTTCACCACGCATTCACTGCTGGACAAGAAGATGATGTCAACTACATTACAAGCCATCAAGATATCAAAGCAACTAGGGAACGTCGTTTTCTATGACTTGAACCTCCCTTTACCGCTATGGCAATCCAGGGAAGAGACCAAGAGTCTCATACAACAAGTGTGGGATCTTGCAGACGTCATTGAAGTCACTAAACAGGAGCTCGAGTTCTTATGCGGAATCGAGGCGACCGAAGAGTTCGATACTAAAAACAATGACAGCAGTAAGTTCGTGCATTACGAGCCAGAAACAGTGGAACCGCTTTGGCATGAGAATCTCAAGGTTTTGTTTGTTACCAATGGGACTTCTAAGATACATTACTATACCAAAGAGCACAACGGTGCTGTTCTGGGGATGGAGGATGTTCCCATCACTCCTTTTACCAGGGATATGTCAGCATCTGGAGATGGCATTGTTGCAG GTCTGATAAGAATGCTTACGATTCAGCCAGATCTTATGAATGACAAAGGGTACTTGGAACGGACAGCAAGATATGCAATTGAGTGTGGGGTTGTTGATCAGTGGTTGCTGGCACAAACTCGAGGATATCCTCCAAAGGATGACATGGAAGAAggagatgatggtgatgatgaagaggaagaaatgGAAGCAGATCCAAATGGTATAAGGTCGATAACAGAGAGGGAATACAGAACCTCAAAGCCTTATGATGAACCGGATGGTCCTTACGTTATGAAACCAGAAGAGGAAAGGGAGTACCGGAAGCTAGAGCTTGTTGGTTCAGTGAGTGAAGATGATGAGGATAGTTCTTGA
- the LOC130499860 gene encoding uncharacterized protein LOC130499860, producing MYELYAKARDFKPDPVYTDQHCLYFTFSNGLPLTETQIKNFFNRDYSPYVADVFVFRRKGGRGQPLFGKVVFKNTDSPDKIMQNRGKAFFYVEGRPLWCRRWVSKKKETTASASDSLRDGGSHHGGD from the exons ATGTATGAATTATATGCTAAAGCGCGAGATTTCAAACCGGACCCGGTATACACCGACCAACATTGTTTGTATTTTACTTTCTCCAATGGGCTTCCCCTGACTGAAACCCAGATTAAAAACTTTTTCAACAG GGATTACTCACCGTATGTTGCGGATGTGTTTGTGTTCCGACGTAAGGGAGGAAGGGGGCAACCGTTGTTTGGTAAAGTGGTATTCAAGAATACGGACTCACCAGACAAGATCATGCAAAACCGTGGAAAGGCCTTCTTCTATGTGGAGGGGCGTCCGCTTTGGTGCCGAAGGTGGGTTTCTAAGAAGAAGGAAACAACAGCCTCCGCCAGTGACAGCCTCCGTGATGGTGGAAGCCACCACGGTGGTGACTAG
- the LOC108827523 gene encoding nuclear transport factor 2, which yields MAAAEEGGAVVHSAPHEVLSEAFVEQYYYIMGSATHEAHRLYVDGSVVTRPGGPDGTMLSFTSLEAIKEHYLTSEYKGNTYDVLSVDSQRSLQDGIIIMVVGFLTGGDNLKRKFSQTFYLAPQDKAHVVVNDMYRFVDEQESSPPTLVESEVAKPVDVISKTELVHMVDAPAKKSVNTAEVKKVVAAEATPPPPVTAQKPKEPIAETAAAAAAADGAKKSYAAMVQSMLRNAAPFQVKAAPAVQKPKTMAPSKGRAAPAPAASAVGKPEKKSDQRIVDEPGTSVFVSNLPMDAKAPQLYELFKAFGPIKEGGVQIRSSRASGRCFGFVSFESVASVQSMLKAAKSNPFKLGEHKLRVKEKQVEYDGSKQSGGRSGGGGSKAQNGSVEDSKTPTGSVVEESKTPTGSADGSKSENGSSAGGGEDDDGFKTIRNRKNRNKKNSEVAPKVKA from the exons ATGGCTGCTGCGGAGGAAGGAGGTGCTGTTGTTCACAGTGCTCCTCACGAAGTACTCTCTGAGGCTTTTGTTGAACAGTACTATTATATAATGGGAAGCGCCACTCATGAAGCTCATAGGCTTTATGTTGATGGTAGCGTTGTCACCAGACCAGGAGGTCCTGATGGTACCATGCTCTCTTTTACTTCCCTCGAG GCTATCAAGGAGCACTACCTTACCAGTGAATACAAGGGAAATACATACGATGTGCTTAGTGTTGATTCTCAGAGGTCGTTGCAAGATGGGATAATAATCATGGTTGTTGGTTTCTTGACTGGTGGAGACAACCTCAAGAGGAAGTTCTCCCAGACGTTCTATCTGGCGCCTCAGGACAAGGCCCATGTTGTCGTCAATGACATGTATCGTTTCGTTGATGAACAAGAGTCTTCCCCTCCAACTCTTGTTGAATCTGAAGTGGCGAAGCCAGTTGATGTGATAAGCAAGACCGAGCTGGTCCACATGGTCGATGCTCCTGCCAAGAAGTCTGTTAATACTGCTGAGGTCAAGAAGGTTGTTGCTGCTGAAgctactcctcctcctccggttaCTGCTCAAAAACCTAAAGAGCCAATTGCTGaaactgctgctgctgctgctgctgctgatggaGCCAAGAAATCGTATGCTGCGATG GTTCAATCAATGTTGAGGAACGCTGCTCCCTTCCAAGTTAAAGCAGCCCCCGCCGTTCAGAAACCTAAAACCATGGCACCATCCAAAGGGCGTGCAGCTCCAGCACCTGCTGCTTCTGCTGTTGGTAAACCTGAAAAGAAAAGTGACCAGAGGATCGTCGACGAACCAG GAACTTCGGTATTTGTGTCAAATCTGCCAATGGATGCAAAGGCACCTCAGCTCTATGAACTGTTCAAGGCTTTTGGCCCTATCAAAGAAGGTGGAGTTCAAATCAGAAGCTCCAGG GCTAGTGGAAGATGCTTTGGTTTTGTCTCCTTTGAATCTGTTGCATCTGTCCAGAGCATGCTTAAGGCTGCCAAGAGCAATCCCTTCAAGCTTGGGGAGCATAAGCTTCGTGTAAAAGAAAAGCAAG TTGAGTATGATGGAAGCAAACAGTCTGGTGGGAGAAGTGGAGGTGGAGGAAGCAAGGCACAGAATGGCTCTGTAGAGGATAGCAAGACTCCGACTGGTTCTGTTGTAGAGGAGAGCAAGACACCGACTGGTTCTGCAGATGGAAGCAAGTCTGAGAATGGTTCTTCTGCAGGTGGTGGGGAAGATGATGATGGCTTCAAGACTATCAGAAACCGTAAGAACAGAAACAAGAAAAACAGTGAAGTAGCTCCTAAGGTCAAAGCTTGA